One region of Bacillus pumilus genomic DNA includes:
- a CDS encoding Ku protein yields the protein MHTVWKGGISFGLVNIPVKLFTATENKDIKLRQLHKECHTPINYKKVCANCGEEVAPEQIVKAYEYAKNKFIELDEEELEKLRKENEEKAVEIIDFVKIEEIDPIYYERSYFLSPDTGGAKAYSLLRKALEESGKIGVAKIMIRSKEQLAIVRCYEHILLMETIHFPDEIRQVSDVPNIPQEENIVKKELDTALLLIEQLTTTFDPAAYQDEYREQLMNLIGDKISGEHTVQPETTGKKDPASNVTDLMAALQASIDRSKPAKAKKAAPKKRKAPAKKEKNA from the coding sequence ATGCATACAGTTTGGAAAGGCGGCATTAGCTTTGGACTAGTCAATATTCCAGTGAAGCTGTTTACCGCTACAGAGAACAAAGATATTAAATTAAGACAGCTGCATAAAGAGTGTCACACGCCCATTAACTATAAAAAGGTTTGTGCCAACTGCGGTGAAGAGGTGGCACCAGAACAAATCGTCAAAGCGTACGAGTATGCGAAAAATAAATTCATTGAATTAGACGAGGAAGAGCTTGAAAAGCTGCGAAAAGAAAATGAAGAAAAAGCCGTTGAAATCATTGATTTTGTGAAGATAGAAGAGATTGATCCAATCTATTATGAAAGAAGTTACTTTTTATCACCAGATACCGGCGGAGCGAAGGCTTATTCATTATTAAGAAAAGCTTTAGAGGAATCGGGGAAAATTGGTGTCGCAAAGATTATGATCCGCTCAAAGGAGCAATTAGCAATCGTTAGATGCTATGAACATATTTTACTGATGGAAACCATTCATTTCCCTGATGAAATTAGACAGGTATCAGATGTACCGAATATCCCCCAAGAAGAAAACATTGTAAAAAAGGAGTTAGATACAGCGCTTCTTTTAATCGAGCAATTAACCACAACTTTCGATCCAGCTGCCTATCAGGATGAATACAGAGAACAGCTGATGAATTTAATTGGAGATAAAATATCTGGAGAACATACAGTTCAGCCAGAAACGACAGGCAAAAAAGATCCTGCATCCAATGTGACCGATTTAATGGCAGCTCTACAGGCTTCAATCGACCGATCAAAACCAGCCAAAGCGAAAAAGGCAGCACCTAAAAAAAGAAAAGCACCAGCGAAAAAAGAAAAGAATGCATAA
- a CDS encoding DUF2188 domain-containing protein yields the protein MPWTMNDYPASFKSLDNVIRKKALEIANKMMQEGYDESRAIPIAISQAKEWKKNATEKEIENVSAHGSVTPSKDSSSARPELLDHAQHVVKHEEGWAVQTEKAKRASEVKETKQEAIDRASEIASNKGTSVVIHRKDGNIQDVLKPQ from the coding sequence ATGCCTTGGACGATGAATGATTATCCTGCTTCATTTAAATCATTAGACAACGTCATTCGAAAAAAAGCGCTTGAGATTGCGAACAAAATGATGCAGGAAGGCTATGACGAAAGTAGAGCCATCCCAATTGCAATCAGTCAAGCGAAAGAATGGAAAAAGAACGCAACGGAGAAAGAGATCGAGAATGTCTCAGCTCATGGTTCTGTCACGCCATCTAAAGACAGCAGCTCCGCAAGACCAGAGCTTTTGGATCATGCGCAGCATGTCGTCAAACACGAAGAAGGCTGGGCGGTTCAAACAGAGAAAGCAAAACGAGCAAGTGAGGTCAAAGAAACGAAACAAGAAGCCATCGACCGGGCAAGTGAGATTGCATCTAATAAAGGGACTTCTGTTGTTATCCATAGAAAAGATGGGAACATTCAGGATGTGTTAAAACCGCAGTAA
- a CDS encoding VOC family protein, producing the protein MMIKGLYEAHLPVSDLKTSIAFYEKLELTLAHANERVAFLWIEKGKSWLGLWKVDINDFPYHPSTRHVAFQITTSSIEQIKAWLVEKGISIHPMFGFSEEKQPLVLDNPPQFHAAIYFLDPDGNLLECIAPLELDTEEDYGIMTYEDWDRKKNPFID; encoded by the coding sequence ATGATGATAAAAGGTTTGTATGAAGCCCATTTACCTGTGAGTGACTTAAAGACATCTATTGCGTTTTATGAAAAGTTGGAATTGACACTTGCTCACGCAAATGAACGAGTTGCTTTTTTATGGATTGAGAAAGGGAAGAGCTGGCTTGGCTTGTGGAAAGTAGATATCAATGACTTCCCATATCATCCCTCGACACGGCACGTTGCTTTTCAAATTACAACGTCTAGTATCGAACAAATCAAGGCTTGGCTGGTTGAAAAAGGCATCAGCATTCACCCAATGTTTGGCTTTTCAGAAGAGAAGCAGCCTTTAGTTCTCGATAATCCGCCGCAATTTCATGCAGCGATCTATTTTCTTGACCCAGATGGAAATCTGCTTGAATGCATTGCCCCGCTTGAGCTTGATACAGAAGAAGACTACGGTATCATGACATATGAGGACTGGGATCGAAAGAAAAATCCGTTTATTGATTGA
- a CDS encoding Rrf2 family transcriptional regulator, translated as MKQISNRYPIAVHILSFIAGVQKECTGNFIAESVNSNPAIVRKMMAMLKRAGLIEIRRGVGGAYLKRPAEEITLLDVYRAVDVSEDEELFNFHQPVIACPIGQAMDTRLRSELKEAQSALENHLKQVTIQQLLTEAE; from the coding sequence GTGAAACAAATTAGCAACAGGTATCCGATTGCTGTTCATATTTTGTCATTTATTGCAGGTGTTCAAAAAGAGTGTACAGGGAATTTTATTGCAGAAAGTGTGAATTCAAATCCAGCCATTGTTCGAAAAATGATGGCAATGCTCAAACGGGCAGGTCTCATTGAGATACGCCGCGGAGTAGGTGGTGCTTACTTAAAAAGGCCGGCAGAGGAAATCACGCTGTTAGATGTGTACCGTGCTGTCGATGTAAGCGAGGATGAAGAATTGTTTAACTTCCATCAGCCAGTCATCGCATGTCCGATTGGTCAAGCGATGGATACAAGACTGAGAAGTGAACTAAAAGAAGCTCAATCAGCGCTTGAGAATCACCTAAAGCAAGTGACAATTCAGCAATTATTGACAGAGGCGGAATAA
- a CDS encoding SDR family oxidoreductase, which produces MKLLVTGATGQLGSLVVQHLLKKVPAEQIAVSVRDPQKAAHLKEAGVDVRRGDFTQPDTLKAAFQGIDRLLIISTADGDRVQQHTAAIQAAKAASVSFIAYTSVVNARESQLVLAHDHAKTEEAIVASGIPHVFLRNNWYVENEKDTILAAVSGAPFLSPIGDGKVGWATRNDYAEAAANALTLSKHDKEIYELSGPLRTHTELAHIVSEVSGKEIKVEQIDVDTFGEFLASNGVPKEAVPFVKAIQSGIRDGALAVESHDFETLLGRPLTPIDEKIREMISK; this is translated from the coding sequence ATGAAGTTATTAGTAACAGGCGCAACAGGACAGCTTGGATCGCTCGTCGTCCAGCATTTACTTAAAAAGGTACCAGCTGAACAAATTGCGGTGAGTGTTCGAGATCCGCAAAAAGCAGCACATTTAAAGGAAGCCGGGGTGGATGTACGCCGCGGAGACTTTACTCAGCCAGACACCCTTAAGGCAGCCTTTCAAGGCATTGACCGCCTTTTGATCATTTCAACTGCGGATGGTGACCGCGTGCAGCAGCATACGGCTGCCATCCAAGCGGCGAAAGCAGCCAGTGTATCCTTTATTGCTTATACAAGCGTTGTGAATGCAAGAGAGAGTCAGCTTGTCCTTGCACACGACCACGCAAAAACTGAAGAAGCCATTGTGGCCTCTGGCATTCCTCATGTGTTTCTAAGAAACAACTGGTATGTAGAAAATGAAAAAGATACGATACTAGCAGCCGTTAGCGGCGCACCATTTTTAAGTCCAATTGGTGATGGCAAGGTTGGCTGGGCAACAAGAAATGACTACGCAGAAGCGGCCGCAAATGCGTTAACACTTTCTAAACATGACAAGGAGATATATGAACTGTCAGGCCCTCTTCGGACACACACTGAACTTGCTCACATTGTCAGTGAGGTGAGCGGAAAAGAGATTAAAGTGGAGCAAATTGATGTCGACACATTTGGGGAATTTTTAGCTTCTAATGGTGTACCAAAAGAAGCTGTGCCATTTGTCAAAGCCATTCAAAGCGGAATTCGCGATGGTGCCTTAGCCGTTGAAAGCCATGATTTCGAAACCTTATTAGGACGGCCGTTAACACCTATCGACGAAAAAATTCGTGAAATGATTTCAAAATAA
- a CDS encoding M48 family metallopeptidase, producing MLRKASLSYLIASIITIIVILIEVGIRSAVVSPFVLLDSNKDNNPKVLISHSLYQGDFLLTYQDDDSKDRSEAAFQLGGKQVNFTEISSRNRVSTIETNKLMKEKAMVFLRRGFVLIHDDKIKMEQVSQNPFFSKYNLTNLTETTKVKTGFKHNTTYIILITLIGILFPSMLFLFFNLHESMKNLFTLFIPFVLAIFLPLGLNYFFLMGYALSITGSYVLSIILSILVPSFLSVLLTAYSFEYTTKDTPEGLEENEGASGNSFLMNVREQVVLFGAATLSLLYFGSYLLLPLSFQAKIMDNLFLFCGWYFALIILFIIGYSIIQKIINKYEVLNTEAFMYIRKDIEYKTNQKVNIWVKKDSKQDVNAWIYSFKLPFTRRVDVYVTEGLLEKFDKEEIRAILYHEMGHAKLKHAHYTMYLTLIVTLLMGISMYYARQVMLANGWWQYVLIFPVGIILMIFITEWLPKKISRLFEIQADNFAVFHLGNKTLYLNTLIKLSSLIEEEDGDYGKKSEWRESHPSFEKRIENIKKN from the coding sequence ATGTTACGAAAAGCCTCACTTTCTTATCTTATTGCAAGCATTATAACAATAATAGTCATTTTGATTGAAGTTGGTATCCGTTCAGCAGTTGTTTCTCCTTTTGTTCTACTTGATTCGAACAAAGATAACAATCCAAAAGTATTAATCTCCCATTCTCTTTATCAGGGTGATTTTTTATTAACCTATCAAGATGATGACTCCAAAGATCGTTCAGAAGCAGCCTTTCAATTGGGGGGAAAGCAAGTAAATTTCACGGAGATTTCATCTAGGAATAGAGTTAGCACGATTGAAACTAACAAATTAATGAAAGAAAAAGCAATGGTTTTTCTAAGAAGAGGTTTTGTACTTATTCATGATGATAAAATTAAGATGGAACAGGTATCGCAAAATCCTTTTTTCTCTAAATACAATCTAACGAATCTAACAGAAACTACTAAGGTCAAAACAGGTTTTAAGCATAATACCACATATATTATATTAATTACCTTAATAGGAATTCTTTTTCCATCTATGTTATTTTTATTTTTTAATCTTCATGAATCTATGAAAAACCTATTCACATTATTTATTCCCTTTGTTCTAGCCATTTTTCTTCCCTTGGGATTAAATTATTTTTTCTTAATGGGATATGCGCTATCAATAACAGGCTCTTATGTATTAAGCATCATTCTCTCTATACTTGTACCTAGTTTCCTGTCAGTCTTATTGACAGCTTATTCATTTGAGTATACTACAAAAGATACGCCTGAAGGTTTAGAAGAGAATGAAGGTGCGTCAGGAAATTCGTTTTTAATGAATGTTAGGGAGCAAGTCGTTTTGTTTGGTGCTGCCACATTATCCTTGTTATATTTCGGATCTTATTTATTACTTCCTTTGTCATTTCAAGCGAAGATCATGGATAACCTTTTTCTATTCTGTGGTTGGTACTTCGCCCTAATCATATTATTTATTATTGGTTACTCAATCATTCAAAAAATAATAAACAAATATGAAGTTTTAAATACAGAAGCATTCATGTATATTCGCAAGGATATTGAGTATAAGACAAACCAAAAGGTGAATATTTGGGTGAAAAAAGACTCAAAACAGGATGTGAATGCCTGGATATATTCATTTAAACTTCCATTTACAAGAAGAGTTGATGTGTATGTGACAGAAGGGTTGTTAGAAAAGTTTGATAAAGAGGAAATTCGTGCTATCTTATATCATGAAATGGGACATGCGAAGTTAAAACACGCACATTATACCATGTACCTAACTTTGATCGTAACATTACTTATGGGTATCAGTATGTACTATGCCAGACAGGTTATGCTTGCTAACGGGTGGTGGCAATATGTTCTTATTTTCCCAGTAGGAATAATCCTCATGATTTTCATTACGGAATGGCTGCCAAAGAAAATCAGCCGGTTATTTGAGATTCAGGCTGATAACTTTGCTGTTTTCCACCTTGGGAATAAAACACTGTATCTCAATACTTTGATTAAATTAAGCAGCCTTATTGAAGAAGAAGATGGAGATTATGGAAAAAAGTCTGAATGGCGTGAAAGTCATCCCTCTTTCGAAAAAAGAATTGAGAACATAAAGAAAAATTAG
- a CDS encoding (Fe-S)-binding protein produces MKVHLFVTCLIDTMQPNVGKATVEVLERLGVEVEFPEAQVCCGQPAFNSGYTKETIKAAKNMIKAFESAEYVVTPSGSCKAMFLEYPHLLKEDPVWSAKAKALAEKTYELTEFIVDILHVTDVGASLKGNATYHTSCHMTRLLRIKEAPFTLLSNVKDLTMTPLPRAENCCGFGGTFSVKMTPISEQMVDEKVQSIEETHAEYIIGADCGCLLNIGGRLNRLDKPIQVMHIAEVLNSR; encoded by the coding sequence ATGAAAGTCCATTTATTCGTTACTTGTTTAATTGACACCATGCAGCCAAATGTAGGAAAGGCCACAGTGGAAGTATTAGAAAGGCTCGGTGTAGAAGTGGAATTTCCAGAGGCACAAGTGTGCTGCGGGCAGCCAGCCTTTAACAGCGGCTATACAAAAGAAACCATTAAAGCAGCAAAAAACATGATCAAAGCCTTTGAATCAGCTGAATATGTCGTGACGCCGTCAGGTTCTTGTAAGGCGATGTTTTTAGAGTATCCTCATCTTTTAAAAGAAGACCCAGTGTGGTCAGCAAAAGCTAAGGCACTTGCTGAGAAAACATATGAATTAACCGAGTTTATTGTTGATATATTACATGTCACAGATGTCGGAGCGAGCCTGAAAGGAAACGCAACCTATCACACATCCTGTCATATGACGAGACTGCTGCGAATTAAGGAAGCCCCTTTCACACTGTTGTCAAATGTCAAAGATTTGACGATGACACCATTGCCGCGCGCCGAAAATTGCTGCGGATTTGGAGGAACCTTTTCAGTAAAAATGACTCCTATTTCTGAGCAAATGGTCGATGAGAAAGTCCAAAGCATAGAGGAGACACACGCTGAATACATCATTGGTGCTGACTGCGGCTGCCTGCTGAATATTGGCGGGAGGCTGAATCGTCTTGATAAGCCCATTCAAGTGATGCATATCGCAGAGGTATTAAATAGCCGCTGA
- a CDS encoding LutB/LldF family L-lactate oxidation iron-sulfur protein: protein MSMKIGEKAFKERIGEGLEDKVMRGAVSSAQERLYERRLAASEELGNWEKWRELGEEIRQHTLTHLDDYLYQLSESVSARGGHVFFAKTKEEASAYIQHVAQKKAAQKIVKSKSMVTEEIEMNQALEEIGCEVVESDLGEYILQVDDHEPPSHIVAPALHMTKEQIREVFHEKLGYEMSETPEDMTSFVRAILREKFLEADIGVTGCNFAVANTGSICLVTNEGNADLVTAIPKTHIAVMGMERIVPTMEELDVLVGLLCRSAVGQKLTSYISVVGPKGEEEVDGPEEFHLVIVDNGRSNILGTAFQPVLQCIRCAACINVCPVYRHVGGHSYGSIYPGPIGAVLSPLLGGYDDYQELPFASSLCAACTDACPVKIPLHELLIKHRQVIVEKEGRASKAEMMAMKMFGMGASTPGMYQFGTKAAPVLMNRMASNGQISKGIGPLKNWTDIRDLPAPSKERFRDWFKKRQKEEQW from the coding sequence ATGAGTATGAAAATTGGAGAGAAGGCCTTTAAAGAACGAATCGGGGAAGGGTTAGAAGATAAAGTCATGAGAGGGGCTGTTTCCTCAGCACAGGAACGCCTGTATGAAAGGCGGCTAGCTGCGAGCGAAGAGCTTGGCAACTGGGAAAAGTGGCGTGAGCTTGGCGAGGAAATCCGCCAGCATACGCTGACGCATCTTGATGACTACTTATACCAATTAAGTGAAAGTGTTAGTGCACGCGGGGGACATGTCTTTTTTGCAAAAACAAAGGAAGAGGCATCGGCGTATATTCAACATGTGGCACAGAAAAAGGCGGCCCAAAAGATCGTTAAATCAAAATCAATGGTCACAGAAGAAATTGAAATGAATCAAGCCCTTGAAGAGATCGGCTGTGAGGTGGTGGAAAGCGATCTTGGCGAGTATATTCTGCAAGTAGATGATCATGAACCTCCTTCACATATTGTGGCACCTGCTCTTCATATGACGAAAGAACAAATACGAGAAGTCTTTCACGAAAAGCTCGGATATGAGATGTCAGAGACACCTGAAGATATGACGAGTTTTGTGAGAGCCATCTTACGTGAAAAGTTCCTCGAAGCAGATATTGGTGTCACCGGCTGTAATTTTGCTGTCGCCAATACAGGTTCCATTTGCCTTGTGACAAATGAAGGGAATGCGGATCTTGTCACGGCTATCCCGAAGACACATATCGCCGTTATGGGCATGGAACGGATTGTTCCAACGATGGAGGAGCTGGATGTCCTCGTTGGTCTTTTGTGCAGAAGTGCAGTCGGTCAGAAATTAACGAGTTACATTTCTGTCGTTGGACCAAAAGGAGAAGAAGAAGTGGATGGACCAGAAGAATTTCACTTGGTCATTGTGGACAATGGGCGGTCCAATATATTAGGTACTGCCTTTCAGCCTGTTCTCCAATGTATCAGGTGCGCAGCCTGCATCAATGTGTGCCCAGTTTACCGGCATGTGGGCGGACATTCATACGGATCGATTTATCCGGGGCCAATTGGTGCTGTTTTATCGCCGCTTCTTGGCGGCTATGATGACTACCAAGAGCTCCCCTTTGCATCCAGCCTTTGCGCGGCCTGCACAGATGCTTGTCCAGTAAAGATCCCGCTTCACGAGTTATTAATAAAACATCGTCAAGTCATCGTGGAAAAAGAGGGGAGAGCGTCTAAAGCTGAAATGATGGCGATGAAAATGTTCGGAATGGGCGCTTCGACTCCCGGGATGTATCAATTCGGAACAAAAGCAGCTCCTGTATTGATGAATCGTATGGCTTCAAACGGACAGATTTCAAAAGGAATAGGTCCTTTAAAGAATTGGACAGATATTCGTGACCTGCCAGCTCCAAGTAAAGAAAGATTCAGGGATTGGTTTAAAAAGAGACAGAAGGAGGAACAGTGGTGA
- a CDS encoding LutC/YkgG family protein — protein sequence MKGTISHRESFLAHIRKQLGKDSSSSASIQRPAWKHQVQWETNGLLSKEELVEQLKVQCQRIHTRVVETTPEEAPSVLRSLMTEYGEGSVMTSGDHRFEQYGFYPMFDSLQHEGFAVTSWNAEASREENIRLAEQAAYSVVFSDYTLAESGTVVLSSHQGQGRALHFLPMMYIVCIEKSTVVPRMIQAVSALNRSVEEGEQAKGAIHFISGPSNSADIEMNLVVGVHGPVRAVYLLIDDE from the coding sequence GTGAAGGGAACCATTTCTCACCGAGAATCGTTTTTAGCTCATATCCGTAAGCAATTAGGGAAGGATTCCTCCTCGTCTGCATCTATTCAGCGTCCAGCTTGGAAGCATCAAGTTCAGTGGGAAACAAACGGACTTTTGTCTAAAGAAGAGCTAGTCGAGCAATTGAAGGTGCAATGTCAACGAATTCATACAAGAGTGGTCGAAACAACACCAGAGGAAGCGCCCTCTGTATTACGATCATTGATGACAGAGTATGGAGAGGGTTCTGTGATGACATCGGGCGATCATCGTTTTGAACAATATGGATTTTATCCGATGTTTGACAGCTTGCAGCACGAAGGATTCGCAGTCACCAGCTGGAATGCTGAGGCTTCAAGGGAAGAAAATATCAGGCTGGCAGAACAAGCGGCGTATTCGGTTGTATTCAGTGATTACACCTTAGCAGAATCAGGGACAGTCGTCCTTTCATCCCATCAGGGCCAAGGAAGAGCGCTCCATTTTTTACCGATGATGTATATCGTGTGTATCGAAAAAAGCACGGTGGTTCCGCGGATGATTCAAGCTGTTTCGGCTCTTAATCGCTCGGTAGAAGAGGGAGAGCAGGCGAAAGGTGCGATTCATTTCATATCAGGTCCGAGTAACTCTGCGGATATTGAGATGAATTTAGTGGTAGGTGTTCATGGTCCAGTTCGGGCCGTTTATCTATTGATAGATGATGAGTAG
- a CDS encoding DMT family transporter has protein sequence MDMKSTAQKKSIALPLVISIIAISFSAIIVKWSNAPAAILSMYRMIFAAIFMLPFILPRKKEFLSIQRRDWFFLCMSGFFLGLHFVLWFGSLKLTTVASSTIIIALQPMVSLLGGFLFFRERTTLPALLTMCAAIVGALMIGWGDIGHSQEAILGDILSFLSVIAVVCYLLIGQQAVRKISHWIYSFCVFGFAGLFLILFNLIQQTPFTGYPGKEWGIFLLLAIIPTMSHVINNWLLTYVNATTISMSILGEPVGATILAVWLLGEKVTLLQMCGGFLVLLGVFFFLMQQRQGILMKQKKSG, from the coding sequence ATGGACATGAAGTCAACTGCTCAAAAGAAATCAATTGCACTACCGCTTGTGATTTCAATTATTGCCATTTCGTTTTCTGCTATCATTGTGAAATGGTCAAATGCACCTGCTGCTATTTTAAGCATGTATCGAATGATCTTTGCCGCGATTTTTATGCTGCCGTTTATCCTGCCACGAAAAAAAGAATTTCTCTCGATTCAGCGAAGAGATTGGTTTTTCTTATGTATGTCAGGCTTCTTTTTAGGACTCCATTTTGTGTTGTGGTTTGGCTCACTGAAGCTGACGACTGTGGCAAGCTCTACTATTATCATCGCCCTTCAGCCGATGGTCTCCTTATTAGGCGGCTTTCTCTTTTTCCGTGAACGAACCACGCTGCCTGCACTCTTGACGATGTGTGCCGCAATTGTTGGTGCACTTATGATTGGGTGGGGAGACATAGGTCATAGCCAGGAAGCCATCCTAGGAGACATTTTATCCTTTTTAAGTGTGATCGCGGTTGTTTGTTATTTATTAATAGGTCAACAGGCTGTCAGAAAGATATCTCATTGGATTTATAGTTTTTGTGTGTTTGGTTTTGCCGGTCTTTTTTTAATTTTATTCAATTTGATTCAGCAAACGCCTTTTACAGGCTATCCGGGTAAAGAGTGGGGAATCTTTTTATTGCTTGCGATCATTCCCACCATGTCTCATGTCATTAATAATTGGCTTTTAACCTATGTCAATGCCACAACCATTTCAATGAGTATCCTTGGCGAACCTGTTGGGGCCACGATTCTTGCTGTATGGCTGCTTGGAGAGAAAGTCACGCTGCTCCAAATGTGTGGCGGTTTTCTTGTCCTTTTAGGCGTCTTTTTCTTTTTGATGCAGCAGCGGCAAGGGATTTTGATGAAACAAAAAAAATCCGGTTAA
- a CDS encoding TIGR00366 family protein, producing the protein MSNGENIAFNIGDLLFQVFSLLFIAAIVTIIVIAFRMIRRKRMELKKVEERLNKVIEKNDLKE; encoded by the coding sequence ATGTCTAATGGGGAGAATATCGCATTTAATATTGGTGATCTTCTATTTCAAGTGTTCTCTCTTCTATTCATTGCTGCTATCGTGACGATCATTGTCATCGCTTTTCGAATGATCAGAAGAAAACGAATGGAATTGAAGAAGGTTGAGGAAAGATTGAACAAAGTGATTGAAAAAAACGATTTAAAAGAGTAA